One part of the Anaeromyxobacter sp. Fw109-5 genome encodes these proteins:
- a CDS encoding bifunctional heptose 7-phosphate kinase/heptose 1-phosphate adenyltransferase encodes MRRPRENLLPSLAGLLPSFERTEVVVVGDFVADEYVYGETERISREAPVLIVRWESSELKAGGAGNAAQNLAALGVKVRAVGVVGDDRLGAALLEELEEGGIDVSGLIRVPGRATEAKTRILAGGRSTRRQQMIRLDRAPREPLPAVIQRRIVRELERHGKGASAVLASDYGSGTVHPDAIEALRRLKRGGVPVCVDSRYQLRSYTGLTMVKPNEVELEAASGVPLGEPGALERAARTLQRRVDCEVLLVTRGRNGMSVFRKGLPPVHVPAHGSQDAVDVTGAGDTVAATFSAGLAAGGDPVTAARLANVAGSLVVQKPGTATVSREELAAELLRP; translated from the coding sequence GTGCGCCGCCCCCGTGAGAACCTGCTGCCGTCGCTCGCCGGCCTGCTCCCTTCGTTCGAGCGGACGGAGGTGGTGGTCGTCGGCGACTTCGTGGCGGACGAGTACGTGTACGGCGAGACGGAGCGGATCAGCCGCGAGGCGCCGGTCCTCATCGTGCGCTGGGAGTCGTCCGAGCTGAAGGCGGGCGGGGCCGGCAACGCCGCGCAGAACCTCGCCGCGCTGGGGGTGAAGGTCCGCGCGGTCGGCGTGGTCGGCGACGACCGGCTCGGCGCGGCGCTCCTGGAGGAGCTGGAGGAGGGCGGCATCGACGTCTCGGGGCTGATCCGCGTCCCCGGCCGCGCCACGGAGGCGAAGACGCGCATCCTGGCCGGTGGCCGCTCCACCCGTCGCCAGCAGATGATCCGCCTCGACCGCGCGCCCCGCGAGCCGCTCCCGGCGGTGATCCAGCGGCGGATCGTCCGCGAGCTCGAGCGGCACGGGAAGGGCGCGAGCGCCGTGCTGGCGAGCGACTACGGCTCGGGGACCGTGCACCCGGACGCGATCGAGGCGCTCCGCCGGCTGAAGCGTGGCGGCGTGCCGGTCTGCGTCGACTCGCGCTACCAGCTGCGCTCCTACACCGGCCTCACGATGGTGAAGCCGAACGAGGTCGAGCTGGAGGCCGCCTCGGGCGTGCCCCTCGGCGAGCCGGGCGCGCTCGAGCGCGCGGCGCGAACGCTCCAGCGGCGCGTCGACTGCGAGGTGCTGCTCGTCACGCGCGGCCGCAACGGCATGTCCGTCTTTCGCAAGGGGCTCCCGCCCGTCCACGTCCCGGCGCACGGCAGCCAGGACGCGGTGGACGTGACCGGCGCCGGCGACACCGTCGCGGCGACCTTCAGCGCCGGGCTCGCGGCGGGCGGCGACCCCGTCACCGCCGCGCGGCTCGCGAACGTGGCCGGCTCGCTCGTCGTGCAGAAGCCGGGCACCGCCACCGTCTCCCGCGAGGAGCTCGCCGCCGAGCTCCTCCGCCCGTGA